Proteins encoded together in one Telopea speciosissima isolate NSW1024214 ecotype Mountain lineage chromosome 6, Tspe_v1, whole genome shotgun sequence window:
- the LOC122665212 gene encoding GDSL esterase/lipase At5g03980-like isoform X2, producing the protein MASSQTNLIFSFLLTLNFLFFLLPLPSSATISLCSPNAIYQLGDSISDTGNLIRQSTSPKASVFAHLPYGISFLGQPTGRCSNGLLMIDYIAMSLRLPLLNPYLAKDSDFSHGVNFAVAGSTALDSSFLAENDINSPITNSSLSIQLNWLKSHLKSICHTDCEEKLTRSIFFVGEIGGNDYNYGFFRGLKTMDEVQKILVPHVVQSITRTVMEVIKLGATQVIVPGNFPIGCLPIYLTIFQTNDTEAYNEFKCLKGLNGFAMFHNDQLQQALQQLRNAHPNVDIVYADYYNAFKWVLHRAPLLGFDKDSLQKACCGSGGGKYNFERRNLCGVAEATVCPIPETYISWDGIHLTEKAYMHIANWLIRDLTPKLKCLF; encoded by the exons ATGGCCTCCTCTCAGACAAACTtgatcttctccttccttctgaCACtcaactttctcttttttcttcttccacttccttCTTCTGCTACCATCAGTTTATGTTCTCCAAATGCAATATATCAACTGGGTGATTCAATATCTGATACTGGAAATCTCATCCGTCAAAGTACATCTCCAAAGGCTTCTGTGTTTGCTCACCTTCCTTATGGTATTTCTTTCCTTGGACAACCTACTGGTAGATGCTCCAATGGTCTTCTTATGATTGACTATATTG CTATGtctcttcgtcttcctcttcttaatcCTTACTTGGCAAAGGATTCTGATTTCAGTCATGGAGTGAATTTTGCTGTTGCTGGCTCAACTGCTCTTGATTCTTCATTCCTTGCAGAGAACGATATTAATTCTCCAATAACTAATAGTTCTCTCTCTATCCAACTCAATTGGTTAAAATCCCACTTGAAATCCATTTGCCACAC AGATTGTGAGGAAAAGCTTAcaagatcaattttttttgtgggagAGATCGGTGGTAATGATTATAATTATGGCTTCTTCCGAGGTCTAAAAACTATGGACGAGGTACAAAAGATTTTGGTTCCTCATGTTGTTCAATCCATCACAAGAACTGTTATG GAAGTTATAAAACTTGGTGCAACTCAAGTGATAGTTCCAGGGAATTTCCCAATTGGGTGTCTCCCAATTTATCTCACTATATTCCAAACCAATGATACAGAAGCTTACAATGAATTCAAGTGTCTGAAAGGCTTAAATGGCTTTGCAATGTTTCACAATGATCAGCTCCAACAAGCTTTGCAACAATTGAGAAATGCACATCCAAATGTTGATATAGTTTATGCCGATTATTACAATGCCTTTAAATGGGTCCTTCACAGAGCGCCTTTGCTtg GGTTTGACAAGGACTCTCTACAGAAAGCATGTTGTGGAAGTGGAGGAGGGAAATATAATTTTGAGCGAAGGAATTTATGTGGAGTTGCAGAGGCTACAGTGTGCCCCATTCCTGAAACATACATCAGTTGGGATGGAATTCATTTGACAGAGAAGGCATACATGCACATAGCAAATTGGCTAATTCGAGATCTTACTCCTAAACTCAAATGTCTATTTTAG
- the LOC122665212 gene encoding GDSL esterase/lipase At5g03980-like isoform X1 — protein MASSQTNLIFSFLLTLNFLFFLLPLPSSATISLCSPNAIYQLGDSISDTGNLIRQSTSPKASVFAHLPYGISFLGQPTGRCSNGLLMIDYIAMSLRLPLLNPYLAKDSDFSHGVNFAVAGSTALDSSFLAENDINSPITNSSLSIQLNWLKSHLKSICHTKKDCEEKLTRSIFFVGEIGGNDYNYGFFRGLKTMDEVQKILVPHVVQSITRTVMEVIKLGATQVIVPGNFPIGCLPIYLTIFQTNDTEAYNEFKCLKGLNGFAMFHNDQLQQALQQLRNAHPNVDIVYADYYNAFKWVLHRAPLLGFDKDSLQKACCGSGGGKYNFERRNLCGVAEATVCPIPETYISWDGIHLTEKAYMHIANWLIRDLTPKLKCLF, from the exons ATGGCCTCCTCTCAGACAAACTtgatcttctccttccttctgaCACtcaactttctcttttttcttcttccacttccttCTTCTGCTACCATCAGTTTATGTTCTCCAAATGCAATATATCAACTGGGTGATTCAATATCTGATACTGGAAATCTCATCCGTCAAAGTACATCTCCAAAGGCTTCTGTGTTTGCTCACCTTCCTTATGGTATTTCTTTCCTTGGACAACCTACTGGTAGATGCTCCAATGGTCTTCTTATGATTGACTATATTG CTATGtctcttcgtcttcctcttcttaatcCTTACTTGGCAAAGGATTCTGATTTCAGTCATGGAGTGAATTTTGCTGTTGCTGGCTCAACTGCTCTTGATTCTTCATTCCTTGCAGAGAACGATATTAATTCTCCAATAACTAATAGTTCTCTCTCTATCCAACTCAATTGGTTAAAATCCCACTTGAAATCCATTTGCCACACAAAAAAAG ATTGTGAGGAAAAGCTTAcaagatcaattttttttgtgggagAGATCGGTGGTAATGATTATAATTATGGCTTCTTCCGAGGTCTAAAAACTATGGACGAGGTACAAAAGATTTTGGTTCCTCATGTTGTTCAATCCATCACAAGAACTGTTATG GAAGTTATAAAACTTGGTGCAACTCAAGTGATAGTTCCAGGGAATTTCCCAATTGGGTGTCTCCCAATTTATCTCACTATATTCCAAACCAATGATACAGAAGCTTACAATGAATTCAAGTGTCTGAAAGGCTTAAATGGCTTTGCAATGTTTCACAATGATCAGCTCCAACAAGCTTTGCAACAATTGAGAAATGCACATCCAAATGTTGATATAGTTTATGCCGATTATTACAATGCCTTTAAATGGGTCCTTCACAGAGCGCCTTTGCTtg GGTTTGACAAGGACTCTCTACAGAAAGCATGTTGTGGAAGTGGAGGAGGGAAATATAATTTTGAGCGAAGGAATTTATGTGGAGTTGCAGAGGCTACAGTGTGCCCCATTCCTGAAACATACATCAGTTGGGATGGAATTCATTTGACAGAGAAGGCATACATGCACATAGCAAATTGGCTAATTCGAGATCTTACTCCTAAACTCAAATGTCTATTTTAG